In Columba livia isolate bColLiv1 breed racing homer chromosome 25, bColLiv1.pat.W.v2, whole genome shotgun sequence, the following proteins share a genomic window:
- the LOC110366241 gene encoding olfactory receptor 14J1-like has product MSNSSSITQFLLLAFTDTRELQLLHFWLFLGIYLAALLGNGLIITTIAWDQHLHTPMYFFLLNLSLLDLGCISTTVPKSMANSFWNTRAISYAGCAAQVTLFVFFISAEYFVLTIMSYDRYVAICKPLHYGTLLGSRACVHMAAAAWATGFLSALLHTANTFSVPLCKGNALDQFFCEIPQILKLSCPNVYLREAGLIVVGVCLFFLCFVFIMVSYVQIFKVVLRIPSEQGRHKAFSTCLPHLTVVTVFLITAIFSHLKPSSISSPSLDLLVSVLYSVVPPTLNPLIYSMRNQDLKNTLRKQMSGYFSKAINFLSSAYHSGHNS; this is encoded by the coding sequence atgtccaacagcagctccatcacccagtttcTCCTCCtggcgttcacagacacacgggagctgcagctcttgcacttctggctcttcctgggcatctacctggctgctctcctgggcaatggcctcatcatcaccaccatagcctgggaccagcacctccacacccccatgtacttcttcctgctcaacctctccctcctcgacctgggctgcatctccaccactgtccccaagtccatggcaaATTCATTCTGgaacaccagggccatctcctaTGCAGGTTGTGCTGCTCAAGTCACTCTGTTTGTcttcttcatttcagcagagtattttgttctcaccatcatgtcctacgaccgctacgttgccatctgcaaaccgctgcactacgggaccctcctgggcagcagagcttgtgtccacatggcagcagctgcctgggccactgggtttctcagtgctctgctgcacacagccAATACCTTTTCagtgcccctgtgcaagggcaatgccctggaccagttcttctgtgaaatcccccagatcctcaagctctcctgcccAAACGTCTACCTCAGGGAAGCTGGGCTTATTGTTGTTGGTgtctgtttgttctttttgtgttttgtgttcatcatggtgtcctatgtgcagatcttcaaggtggtgctgaggatcccctctgagcagggacgacacaaagccttttccacgtgTCTCCCACACCTGACCGTGGTCACCGTGTTTTTGATCACTGCTATTTTTTCCCACTTGAAGccctcctccatctcctccccatcccttgacctgctggtgtctgttctgtactcagtggtgccccCGACattgaaccccctcatctacagcatgaggaaccaggaccTCAAGAATACCCTAAGGAAACAAATGTCTGGATATTTTTCAAAGGCAATAAACTTCCTATCTTCTGCATATCACTCAGGGCATAACTCATGA
- the LOC102091882 gene encoding olfactory receptor 14J1, giving the protein MSNSSSITQFLLLAFADTRELQLLHFWLFLGIYLAALLGNGLIITTIAWDQHLHTPMYFFLLNLSLLDLGFISTTVPSSTANSLWNTRAISYAGCVTQVFLFIFALSTEYFVLTVMSYDRYVAICKPLHYGTLLGSRACVHMAAAAWATGFLYSLLHTANTFSVPLCKGNALDQFFCEIPQILKLSCSHSYLRELGLLVASGCLVFVCFVFIVLSYVQIFRTVLRIPSEQGRHKAFSTCLPHLAMVSLFVSTALFAHLKPPSMSSPSLDLLVAVLYSLVPPAANPLIYSMRNQELKDALRKLMTGCFSAAIGCLLSSANSSSVCHGRTDLPFLLYVFFSFFLM; this is encoded by the coding sequence atgtccaacagcagctccatcacccagttcctcctcctggcattcgcagacacacgggagctacAGCttttgcacttctggctcttcctgggcatctacctggctgccctcctgggcaacggcctcatcatcaccaccatagcctgggaccagcacctccacacccccatgtacttcttcctgctcaacctctccctcctcGATCTGGGCTTCATCTCCACCACTGTGCCCAGCTCTACAGCTAATTCCCTCTGGAACACCAGGGCCATTTCGTATGCAGGATGTGTTACCCAGGTCTTCCTCTTTATCTTTGCCCTGTCAACAGAGTATTTTGTTCTCACAGTCATGTCCTATGatcgctacgttgccatctgcaaacccctgcactacgggaccctcctgggcagcagagcttgtgtccacatggcagcagctgcctgggccacggggtttctctattctctgctgcacacggccaatacattttcagtgcccctgtgcaagggcaatgccctggaccagttcttctgtgaaatcccccagatcctcaagctctcctgctcacactcctacctcagggaacttggacTTCTTGTGGCTAGTGGCTGTTtagtttttgtgtgttttgtgttcatcgtTCTGTcttatgtgcagatcttcaggacagtgctgaggatcccctctgagcagggacggcacaaagccttttccacctgcctccctcacctggccatggtctccctgtttgtcagcactgccttgtttgcccacctgaagcccccttccatgtcctccccatccctggatctgcTGGTGGCAGTTCTGTACTCGttggtgcctccagcagcaaatcccctcatctacagcatgaggaaccaggagctcaaggatgctcTGAGGAAGCTGATGACTGGATGTTTTTCAGCAGCCATAGGCTGCTTACTTTCCTCTGCAAACAGCTCCAGTGTATGTCATGGCAGGACAGATTTGCCTTTCCTGCTCTacgtttttttttcctttttccttatgtgA